One window of the Tetragenococcus koreensis genome contains the following:
- a CDS encoding CBS domain-containing protein: MGERAEAFLSSFNRIEKWLNDQLENPQNMGFNQMVRRLSNREELPVKTYENDLLQISQLRNAIVHEQIGEDFVIAEPNQWILDRIQEIESELMQPETVIPRFAKNVTGFEQDIPIIELLKIVAAKRYSQFPLYKKGDFQGLITLKALGYWFAKESVQGKVELKNRTAKDLIVTDGKQTNFAFVAKDTTINEVEQKFHTNGLLDAVFITKDGNPNGNLLGIVRPRDIF; this comes from the coding sequence ATGGGTGAACGAGCAGAAGCCTTTTTAAGCAGCTTTAATCGGATTGAAAAATGGCTGAATGATCAACTAGAAAATCCACAAAATATGGGATTTAATCAAATGGTACGCAGGCTAAGCAATCGAGAAGAATTACCGGTAAAAACGTACGAAAATGATTTGCTGCAAATTTCGCAGTTGCGCAATGCCATTGTACATGAGCAAATTGGCGAAGATTTTGTGATTGCTGAGCCTAATCAATGGATTTTAGATCGGATTCAAGAAATAGAATCTGAGTTGATGCAACCAGAAACCGTGATTCCTCGCTTTGCTAAAAATGTAACCGGCTTTGAACAAGATATTCCGATTATTGAATTATTGAAAATTGTGGCCGCTAAACGTTATTCACAGTTTCCTTTGTATAAAAAAGGCGATTTTCAAGGATTAATTACTTTGAAAGCATTAGGTTATTGGTTTGCCAAAGAAAGTGTGCAAGGGAAGGTTGAATTAAAAAATCGTACTGCTAAAGATTTAATTGTCACTGATGGCAAACAAACAAACTTTGCCTTTGTGGCAAAAGATACTACGATTAATGAAGTCGAACAAAAATTTCATACTAATGGATTATTAGATGCTGTTTTTATTACTAAAGACGGCAATCCGAATGGGAACTTATTAGGAATTGTCCGGCCTAGAGATATCTTTTAA
- the lspA gene encoding signal peptidase II, which translates to MVAIFFLLSALVVGLDQWVKYWTVTNLGLGETQDMIEHFFSLTYVQNTGAAWSILEGETTFFTIVTVIAVFVVTYLIIHYRNDSKFLTLGLALVLAGAVGNFIDRIRLGYVVDMVQLDFIQFPIFNVADASLVIGVILIFVYTIFEDRLKGKSNGR; encoded by the coding sequence TTGGTAGCCATCTTTTTTTTATTAAGTGCACTAGTCGTTGGATTGGATCAATGGGTTAAATATTGGACTGTGACCAACTTAGGGCTTGGCGAAACACAAGATATGATTGAACATTTTTTTTCGTTAACTTATGTTCAAAATACGGGAGCCGCGTGGAGTATTTTGGAGGGGGAAACGACTTTTTTTACGATAGTTACGGTGATTGCCGTCTTTGTAGTCACTTACTTAATTATTCATTACCGCAATGACAGTAAATTTTTGACCCTCGGACTTGCGTTAGTACTGGCAGGTGCTGTAGGAAATTTCATTGATCGAATCCGTTTAGGTTATGTTGTGGATATGGTGCAATTAGATTTCATACAGTTTCCTATTTTTAACGTAGCAGATGCTTCATTAGTAATAGGCGTTATTTTGATTTTTGTTTATACAATTTTTGAGGATCGATTGAAAGGAAAAAGTAATGGCAGATAA
- a CDS encoding RluA family pseudouridine synthase — MADKLEGTITNEQGRIDKVLSERLTSYSRSQIQQWLKEGLVVLNGQKVKANYQVKPDDHFIIHLPEEKPLEVEACDIPLDVVYQDQDVAVVNKPQGMVVHPSHGHPTHTLVNALLFHLDQLSGINGVIRPGIVHRIDKDTSGLLMVAKNDRSHTSLAQQLQDKTTLREYTALVHGNIPHQKGTITAPIGRSKTNRQMQDVVDDGKFAVTHFTVLERFADFTLIKLQLETGRTHQIRVHMKYIGYPIAGDPVYGPKRTLKGNGQFLHAGVLGFTHPTSGQWLTFEAPLPEVFKKTLDNLAKPIDF; from the coding sequence ATGGCAGATAAATTGGAAGGCACGATAACAAACGAACAAGGGCGGATCGATAAGGTATTGTCAGAAAGACTAACTTCTTATAGTCGTTCGCAAATTCAACAATGGCTAAAAGAAGGACTGGTTGTCTTAAACGGACAAAAAGTCAAAGCAAACTATCAAGTCAAACCAGATGACCATTTTATTATTCATTTACCAGAAGAAAAACCGTTAGAAGTGGAAGCCTGCGATATCCCTCTTGATGTCGTTTACCAAGATCAGGACGTAGCAGTTGTCAATAAGCCACAAGGGATGGTAGTGCATCCGTCACACGGTCATCCAACTCATACGTTGGTAAATGCCTTATTATTTCATTTGGATCAATTATCGGGCATTAATGGCGTAATCCGCCCGGGTATTGTTCATCGCATTGATAAAGATACATCCGGACTTTTAATGGTAGCTAAAAATGACCGTAGCCATACTTCACTCGCCCAGCAATTACAAGACAAAACGACCTTGCGTGAATATACGGCCTTAGTGCACGGAAATATTCCTCATCAAAAAGGGACAATCACAGCGCCTATTGGTCGTTCTAAAACGAATCGCCAAATGCAAGACGTTGTGGATGATGGAAAATTTGCCGTAACGCATTTCACGGTCTTAGAACGCTTTGCTGATTTTACTTTGATTAAATTACAATTAGAAACGGGTCGGACCCATCAAATCCGTGTCCATATGAAATATATAGGTTATCCTATCGCAGGCGATCCTGTATATGGCCCTAAAAGAACACTTAAAGGCAACGGGCAATTTTTACATGCGGGTGTGCTTGGTTTTACTCATCCTACCAGCGGTCAATGGTTGACTTTTGAAGCTCCTTTGCCTGAAGTTTTTAAAAAAACTTTAGATAATTTAGCAAAACCGATTGATTTTTAA
- the pyrR gene encoding bifunctional pyr operon transcriptional regulator/uracil phosphoribosyltransferase PyrR: MTKKEVIDEVTMKRALTRITYEIIERNYDIDQLVLVGIKTRGIYIARRIAERLQQLENVEVPVGALDITLYRDDQKNLTGQPELYDSDIPESLEGKEVIVVDDVLFTGRTIRAALDAIMDFGRPQKIALAVLVDRGHRELPIRADFVGKNIPTSSAEEIIVEMLETDGTDRILINKKGD, from the coding sequence ATGACAAAAAAAGAAGTCATTGATGAAGTTACTATGAAACGAGCGCTGACTAGGATCACTTATGAGATTATTGAAAGAAATTATGACATTGATCAATTGGTACTAGTCGGCATAAAAACAAGAGGAATTTACATTGCCCGGCGTATTGCTGAACGTTTGCAACAACTAGAAAACGTTGAAGTACCAGTAGGCGCTTTAGATATCACTTTGTATCGTGATGATCAAAAAAATCTTACGGGTCAACCAGAGCTATATGATTCGGATATTCCAGAATCCTTGGAAGGAAAAGAGGTTATCGTAGTCGATGACGTGTTGTTTACCGGACGTACAATTCGTGCAGCACTGGATGCTATTATGGATTTTGGCCGTCCGCAAAAAATCGCGTTAGCTGTTTTAGTCGATCGAGGACATCGTGAATTACCGATTCGCGCGGATTTTGTGGGTAAAAATATTCCCACTTCTTCAGCAGAAGAAATTATTGTAGAAATGCTTGAAACAGATGGCACCGACCGCATTTTAATTAATAAAAAGGGAGACTAG
- the uraA gene encoding uracil permease → MTDKKEFRNPDAILDIKDRPKLLPWIGLSLQHLFTMFGATVLVPILVGLDPSIALFSSGVGTLLYILITKGTVPAYLGSSFAFITAIQSLMGTSGYPAVAQGIIYSGIVYIIVALIIARSGSDWIDEVLPPIVVGPVIMVIGLGLAQNAAENAMFNEGNYDATFFLVALVTLGITIFFNMYLKGFLSLIPILLGIVGGYLFALAVGIVDLEPVREAAWLQLPDFQVMFVDYDVQFSLAALISMAPIAFVTMTEHMGHLMVLSKITKRDFFKAPGLKKTLLADGLSTIIGGLVGGPPTTSYGENIGVLAITKVHSVFVLGGAATFAILFSFIGKISSLIYSIPTPVIGGISFLLFGVIASSGLRILIDNKIDFDKKRNLVITAAILVIGIGGAYLKIGTFELTSMALATVVGIILNLILPVKARSEE, encoded by the coding sequence ATGACAGATAAAAAAGAGTTTCGTAACCCAGATGCAATCTTAGACATTAAGGACCGTCCTAAATTATTGCCTTGGATAGGCCTTAGTTTGCAGCACTTATTTACCATGTTTGGCGCTACAGTTTTAGTGCCTATTCTAGTGGGGCTTGATCCCAGTATTGCATTATTTAGTTCCGGTGTGGGGACCCTTTTATATATTCTCATTACGAAAGGAACTGTGCCTGCTTATTTAGGCAGTAGCTTTGCTTTCATTACAGCTATCCAATCGTTAATGGGAACCAGCGGCTATCCAGCAGTTGCGCAAGGAATCATTTATTCTGGGATTGTCTATATAATTGTAGCGCTCATTATTGCAAGATCAGGTTCTGATTGGATTGATGAAGTCTTACCGCCGATTGTCGTAGGTCCGGTAATTATGGTTATCGGCTTAGGCTTAGCTCAAAATGCAGCAGAAAACGCGATGTTTAACGAAGGGAATTATGACGCAACTTTCTTTCTGGTTGCACTGGTTACTTTAGGAATTACAATCTTTTTCAATATGTATTTAAAAGGGTTTTTAAGCTTAATTCCGATTTTACTAGGTATTGTTGGTGGTTATCTGTTCGCTTTAGCAGTAGGGATTGTCGATTTAGAACCGGTTAGAGAAGCTGCATGGTTACAACTTCCAGACTTTCAAGTGATGTTTGTTGACTATGATGTACAATTTTCTCTGGCCGCATTAATTAGTATGGCGCCCATTGCTTTTGTAACTATGACTGAACACATGGGGCATTTGATGGTGTTGAGTAAAATCACTAAACGTGACTTTTTTAAAGCGCCTGGTTTGAAAAAAACATTGCTGGCTGATGGACTATCCACCATTATCGGCGGGTTGGTTGGTGGACCGCCAACCACAAGTTATGGAGAAAATATCGGCGTTTTAGCGATCACCAAGGTACACAGCGTGTTTGTACTCGGAGGTGCTGCAACTTTTGCTATACTCTTTAGCTTTATTGGAAAAATCAGTAGTTTGATCTATAGTATTCCCACGCCTGTGATCGGGGGTATTAGTTTCTTGTTATTCGGTGTGATTGCTTCCAGTGGGTTACGTATCTTAATCGACAATAAAATTGACTTTGATAAAAAACGCAATCTAGTGATTACGGCTGCTATTTTAGTCATTGGTATTGGAGGCGCGTATTTGAAAATTGGCACTTTTGAATTAACCAGTATGGCTTTAGCGACCGTTGTCGGCATTATCTTGAATTTAATTTTACCAGTAAAAGCGAGAAGCGAAGAATAA
- a CDS encoding aspartate carbamoyltransferase catalytic subunit — MIIQSEQVSLKHLLTVEALTDQEVMGLIRRGQAFKQGAVWLPEKKQYFAANLFFENSTRTHKSFEIAEKKLGIDVIEFEAATSSVQKGETLYDTVLTMSAIGVDCVVVRHGDENYYDELIQSPSIQCSVINGGDGSGQHPTQCLLDLMTIYEEFGTFKGLNIAIVGDITHSRVAKSNMQMLNRLGANVYFSGPRQWYDKTFDVYGTYLPLDELIDQVDVMMMLRVQHERHDPDESFSKEEYHAKFGLTIERAKQMQKHAVIMHPAPVNRDVEIADSLVEGLQSRIVRQMTNGVYVRMAILEAILQGKA; from the coding sequence ATGATCATACAGTCCGAACAAGTGAGTCTAAAACATTTATTGACCGTTGAAGCACTAACCGACCAGGAAGTGATGGGATTAATCCGACGAGGACAAGCGTTTAAACAAGGAGCTGTTTGGTTACCGGAGAAAAAGCAGTATTTTGCTGCTAATCTCTTTTTTGAAAATAGTACCAGAACACATAAAAGTTTTGAGATCGCGGAAAAAAAATTAGGCATTGATGTCATTGAATTTGAAGCTGCAACAAGTTCAGTGCAAAAGGGTGAAACCCTTTATGATACTGTCTTGACAATGTCGGCCATTGGTGTTGATTGTGTCGTTGTCCGCCATGGGGATGAAAACTATTATGATGAATTAATTCAAAGTCCCTCCATTCAATGTAGTGTCATTAATGGAGGTGACGGCAGCGGCCAGCACCCCACACAATGTTTATTGGATCTAATGACAATCTATGAAGAGTTTGGTACCTTCAAAGGATTAAATATAGCGATCGTCGGTGATATCACCCATTCACGAGTAGCTAAGTCAAATATGCAAATGCTCAATCGTTTAGGCGCTAACGTTTATTTCTCTGGGCCTAGACAATGGTATGATAAAACTTTTGATGTTTATGGCACTTATTTACCATTGGATGAATTGATTGATCAAGTGGACGTCATGATGATGTTGCGTGTGCAACACGAACGTCATGATCCTGATGAAAGTTTTTCCAAAGAAGAATATCATGCAAAATTTGGTTTAACGATAGAACGTGCGAAGCAAATGCAAAAGCATGCAGTTATCATGCACCCAGCACCGGTCAATCGTGATGTTGAAATTGCGGATTCTTTGGTGGAAGGATTGCAATCAAGAATTGTTAGGCAAATGACCAATGGCGTCTATGTAAGAATGGCAATTTTAGAAGCTATTTTACAAGGCAAAGCATAA
- a CDS encoding dihydroorotase, translating to MNLLIKNSRIISHDNQLTPVQIWVKDQVIHAIGEQFDEKTFDQIIDAKGQLVTQGLVDVHVHLREPGFTYKETIKTGSQAASRGGFTTICAMPNLDPVPDTVERFKQVQNSIAQDAVNHVLQYAPITKGLRSEELVDQAGLKDAGAFAFTNDGVGVQTAGIMYLAMKEAAKNKRAIVAHTEDESLLFNGVMHKGKRAEELGLPGIMSATESSQIARDLLLAEETGVHYHVCHVSSKESVRIIRQAKAAGVHVTCEVCPHHLLLADDDIKENHGYWKMNPPLRAKEDQAALIEGLLDGTIDCISTDHAPHSFAEKNQDFLKSPFGIVGSEYAFQLIYTTFVKTEVFTLEQVIQWMAINPAEIFGLPVNRLDIGDPADLAVFDIDHSYTVDEKKFLSKAENTPFIGKKLFGDTLYTLVDGKIVWQGGNQNGSLVNFR from the coding sequence ATGAATTTGTTAATTAAAAATAGCCGCATCATCTCTCATGATAATCAATTAACGCCAGTACAAATTTGGGTCAAAGATCAGGTCATTCATGCAATTGGAGAGCAGTTCGATGAAAAAACATTCGATCAAATTATTGATGCAAAAGGGCAATTAGTGACTCAAGGCTTGGTCGATGTTCATGTGCATCTTAGAGAACCGGGATTTACTTATAAAGAAACAATTAAAACCGGTAGTCAGGCGGCGAGTCGTGGAGGTTTTACTACCATTTGTGCGATGCCTAACCTAGATCCGGTGCCAGATACTGTCGAACGTTTTAAACAAGTCCAAAATAGCATCGCACAAGATGCCGTTAATCATGTTTTGCAATATGCACCGATTACCAAAGGTTTGCGTAGTGAAGAGCTGGTTGACCAAGCTGGATTAAAAGATGCGGGGGCCTTTGCTTTTACTAATGACGGGGTAGGCGTGCAAACGGCTGGAATTATGTATTTAGCTATGAAAGAAGCAGCGAAAAATAAACGAGCAATTGTCGCTCATACAGAGGATGAATCATTGCTTTTTAATGGTGTGATGCATAAAGGGAAAAGAGCTGAAGAATTAGGTTTACCTGGGATTATGAGTGCAACAGAATCCTCTCAAATTGCTCGTGACTTGCTTTTAGCTGAAGAAACTGGCGTCCATTACCATGTCTGTCATGTTTCTTCTAAAGAAAGTGTCCGTATTATTCGTCAAGCTAAAGCAGCAGGGGTCCATGTTACTTGTGAAGTTTGCCCGCACCATTTATTATTAGCAGATGATGATATCAAAGAAAATCATGGCTATTGGAAAATGAATCCGCCACTACGTGCTAAAGAGGACCAAGCAGCTTTGATTGAAGGATTGTTGGATGGGACGATTGATTGTATTTCGACAGATCATGCCCCCCACAGTTTTGCTGAAAAAAATCAGGATTTCTTAAAATCTCCTTTTGGTATTGTGGGCTCAGAATATGCCTTTCAACTGATCTATACGACTTTCGTTAAAACGGAAGTTTTTACTTTAGAACAAGTGATTCAATGGATGGCAATAAACCCGGCTGAAATTTTTGGACTACCTGTTAATCGCTTAGATATCGGCGATCCAGCTGATTTAGCAGTATTCGATATTGATCATAGTTATACTGTTGATGAAAAGAAATTTTTATCCAAGGCAGAAAATACACCATTTATAGGTAAAAAGCTTTTTGGTGATACACTTTATACGTTAGTAGATGGGAAAATTGTATGGCAAGGTGGGAACCAAAATGGATCGTTGGTTAATTTTAGATGA
- a CDS encoding carbamoyl phosphate synthase small subunit: protein MDRWLILDDGTCFDGEGFGARLNVFGEIVFTTNMTGYQASITDQNFNGQIITFTYPLIGNVGINRDDYESLSPTCKGIVVKEYPRLASNWRYQMSLSDFLARRNIAGIAGIDTRALARKIRQVGTMKASIVDSGDAFAHAYDQLKASVLPTNQVEQISTQKPYPSPGTGHNVVVIDLGLKHSIMRELAKRNCNLTVMPYHTSAAEILELAPDGVLLTNGPGDPKSIPAVVEMIRQIQGKVAIFGVGLGQQLFALANDCDTYKMSFGHHGLNYPVKERATGRIDMTSQSHGYAVKKSSIDAKKLLVTHFNVNDGTIEGLKHRRYPAFTVQFNPDAAPGPHDALYLFDEFIEMMDAQKGAV, encoded by the coding sequence ATGGATCGTTGGTTAATTTTAGATGACGGCACTTGTTTTGACGGAGAAGGATTTGGCGCTAGACTCAATGTTTTTGGCGAAATTGTTTTTACGACGAACATGACAGGCTATCAAGCAAGTATTACCGATCAAAATTTTAATGGCCAAATTATTACTTTCACTTATCCACTGATTGGCAATGTCGGTATTAACCGTGACGATTATGAATCACTTTCGCCAACCTGTAAGGGGATTGTCGTTAAAGAATATCCTCGTCTGGCTAGTAACTGGCGCTATCAAATGTCCCTTTCTGATTTTTTAGCTCGCAGAAATATTGCAGGGATTGCAGGAATTGATACGCGAGCCTTGGCTCGTAAAATACGCCAAGTGGGTACTATGAAAGCTAGTATTGTTGATTCAGGAGATGCTTTCGCTCATGCCTATGATCAATTAAAAGCTAGCGTATTACCTACAAATCAGGTGGAGCAAATTTCTACTCAAAAACCTTATCCTAGCCCTGGGACGGGTCATAACGTAGTAGTTATTGACTTAGGTTTAAAACATAGCATTATGCGTGAATTAGCGAAAAGAAATTGTAATTTGACTGTTATGCCCTATCATACCTCGGCTGCGGAGATTCTTGAATTAGCACCAGACGGTGTACTTTTAACTAATGGTCCGGGCGATCCGAAAAGTATCCCGGCTGTGGTAGAAATGATCCGTCAAATTCAAGGTAAAGTTGCTATTTTCGGAGTTGGTTTAGGACAGCAATTGTTTGCTTTAGCTAACGATTGCGATACCTATAAGATGAGTTTTGGTCATCATGGACTAAATTATCCGGTGAAAGAAAGAGCAACTGGACGCATTGATATGACTTCCCAAAGTCACGGATATGCGGTAAAGAAATCTTCGATCGATGCTAAAAAACTCTTGGTCACTCATTTTAATGTAAATGATGGCACTATTGAAGGATTAAAGCATCGCCGTTATCCGGCTTTTACGGTTCAATTTAACCCAGATGCTGCTCCGGGTCCTCATGATGCGTTGTATTTGTTTGACGAATTTATTGAGATGATGGATGCGCAAAAAGGAGCTGTTTAG
- a CDS encoding carbamoyl phosphate synthase large subunit has product MPKRRDIKKVLILGAGPTTIGQGAEFDYAGTQACTALKEEGYEVVLVNSNPATVMADKENADHVYIEPLTSDFIARILRKEQPDAILSTFGGETGLNTVRELIASGILEELNIELLGTNTSAIKQTKDHSSFIELMRNLALPIPAAQMVASVDEAIAFTKKLGYPLFVRPALTLAGAGSGICHNEIELRRLVAKGLKLSSISQCLIEQSFAGFKEIEFEVLRDTADNALAVGNIENFDPVGIHSGDSLAFIPSQTLTDHEYQLLRDASLKVIHALKIVGSCHLRFALDPKNFDYYVLDVNPRLTRSSALLSKATGYPIATIAAKIAVGLNLAEIKNPLTQTTYADFEPALDYVVTKIPRWPFDTLKDEQWQLNTQMKATGEVMAIGRTLEESLLKAVRSLGIKVSHIESSTLQGLTDDILIQKVIHGQGHRLYTLAESLRRGYTIEELAEMTKIDLFFLDRIAHIVELEGQLKENVSDFALLKKAKQNGFSDKKLAQLWQTREEEVRHLRQEQKIIPVFKTVDSCAGEFAAQRPYFYSSYEMENESQVTKKPSILILGAGPLRIGQGSEFDYSTVHAIKTVRQAGYEAIVINDNPSAVSTDFMIADKLYFEPLTLEEVRNVIEWEQPLGVIGQFGGQIAHHLSEALANLDIKVLGTNPAGLKQIKNPEKFTTILKELQVGSGQEQIAENTSDALTIAEKIGFPIIVRPNDLLSENDIRKIDNERDLKDCLAHMTKSPQNNSVFIDRFIAGRKGEVDVIYDGKTTLIPGIIEHIERTDVHSGDSMTVYPPQNFSKKVLKTIESYAKRLSQRLELCGIINIQFIISDEQVYMTQVFPYASRTVPFLSKITDTAMVQIAVRVILGEELSGMGCSNILPPTTTAVHIKAPVFSLTNLLAIDSELDQKMKSTGTVMGTDVNLEKALYKAFEAANLAIPAFGSVLFTIADADKPVALQLAKSFSEVGFNLIATSGTADFFAKHGLKVHRVSKISDSKEPTIIDMIEKGHIQMIVNTIKQSRKDTSYDGFKIRRKAVEQGITLFTSLDTVAAILKVIQARAFSTKEL; this is encoded by the coding sequence GTGCCCAAAAGAAGAGATATCAAAAAAGTCTTAATCCTCGGAGCAGGACCGACGACGATTGGTCAAGGCGCTGAATTCGACTATGCAGGTACTCAAGCTTGTACAGCTTTAAAAGAAGAAGGGTATGAAGTAGTCTTGGTTAACTCAAATCCTGCTACGGTTATGGCTGATAAAGAAAACGCCGATCATGTCTATATCGAACCACTTACTTCAGACTTTATCGCACGCATTTTGCGAAAAGAACAGCCAGATGCAATCTTGTCCACTTTTGGCGGAGAGACAGGCTTAAATACTGTACGCGAATTAATTGCTTCAGGCATTTTAGAAGAGTTAAACATCGAGCTGCTAGGGACGAATACTTCAGCAATTAAACAGACGAAAGACCATAGTTCTTTTATAGAATTGATGAGAAATCTTGCACTACCAATACCAGCGGCACAAATGGTTGCTTCAGTTGATGAAGCGATTGCTTTTACTAAAAAATTAGGTTATCCCTTGTTTGTGCGTCCTGCATTGACTTTGGCAGGAGCAGGTAGTGGCATTTGCCATAATGAAATTGAACTACGCCGACTTGTAGCAAAGGGCTTAAAATTATCATCAATTTCACAATGTTTAATCGAGCAGAGCTTTGCGGGTTTTAAAGAAATTGAATTTGAAGTACTGCGTGATACAGCTGACAATGCATTAGCTGTAGGTAATATAGAAAATTTTGATCCAGTAGGAATTCATAGTGGTGATTCATTGGCATTTATTCCTAGTCAAACATTGACCGATCATGAATATCAGCTGCTGCGTGATGCCTCCTTAAAAGTGATTCATGCCTTAAAAATTGTAGGCAGCTGTCATCTGAGGTTTGCACTTGACCCAAAAAATTTTGATTATTATGTACTAGATGTTAATCCACGTTTGACCCGTTCTAGTGCCTTGCTTAGTAAGGCAACTGGATACCCAATTGCTACAATTGCGGCAAAAATTGCTGTGGGATTGAATTTGGCGGAAATCAAAAACCCACTTACTCAAACCACTTATGCTGATTTTGAGCCAGCTTTGGATTATGTGGTAACCAAAATTCCACGTTGGCCCTTTGATACACTTAAAGATGAACAATGGCAACTAAATACGCAAATGAAAGCTACCGGGGAAGTGATGGCTATAGGGCGAACCCTGGAAGAGTCCTTATTAAAAGCGGTACGTTCATTGGGTATAAAAGTAAGCCATATTGAATCCAGCACTTTACAAGGCCTGACTGATGATATTCTTATCCAAAAAGTCATTCATGGACAAGGCCATCGATTGTACACCTTAGCTGAAAGTTTGCGTCGCGGTTATACGATTGAAGAGCTAGCAGAAATGACGAAGATTGATCTATTCTTTTTAGATAGAATAGCCCATATTGTGGAACTTGAAGGACAGTTAAAAGAAAATGTTTCTGATTTCGCGCTATTAAAAAAGGCTAAGCAAAACGGATTTTCCGATAAAAAGTTAGCCCAATTATGGCAAACCCGAGAAGAGGAAGTTCGCCATTTACGTCAAGAGCAAAAAATAATTCCTGTATTTAAAACAGTGGACAGTTGTGCAGGAGAGTTTGCGGCTCAAAGACCTTATTTTTATAGCTCCTACGAAATGGAAAATGAAAGTCAAGTGACTAAGAAACCTTCTATTTTAATTCTAGGCGCTGGACCACTTAGAATCGGACAAGGAAGCGAGTTCGATTATAGTACTGTGCATGCAATTAAAACTGTGCGTCAAGCCGGTTATGAAGCGATTGTCATTAATGATAATCCGTCTGCTGTTTCAACTGATTTTATGATTGCTGATAAACTTTATTTCGAACCGTTAACTTTAGAAGAAGTACGTAACGTGATTGAATGGGAACAACCGTTAGGCGTCATCGGTCAGTTCGGTGGGCAAATAGCGCATCATTTAAGTGAGGCTCTAGCAAATTTGGACATCAAGGTGTTGGGAACAAATCCAGCTGGTCTTAAACAGATTAAAAACCCAGAAAAATTTACTACAATACTAAAAGAACTTCAGGTTGGTTCAGGGCAAGAGCAAATCGCAGAAAATACCTCCGATGCTCTTACGATTGCTGAAAAAATAGGTTTTCCAATTATTGTACGTCCCAATGATTTGTTAAGTGAAAATGATATACGAAAAATAGATAATGAGAGGGATTTAAAGGATTGTCTTGCGCATATGACTAAAAGTCCTCAAAATAATTCGGTATTCATTGATCGTTTTATTGCTGGTAGAAAAGGTGAAGTCGATGTTATTTATGATGGAAAGACGACTTTGATACCAGGTATCATCGAACATATTGAACGAACTGATGTACATTCGGGAGATTCAATGACAGTCTATCCGCCGCAGAATTTTTCCAAAAAAGTTCTGAAAACAATCGAAAGCTACGCCAAACGCTTAAGTCAGCGTTTGGAGCTGTGCGGGATAATAAACATACAATTTATTATTTCTGATGAGCAGGTGTATATGACTCAAGTGTTTCCTTACGCCAGTCGAACTGTTCCTTTTTTGAGTAAAATAACTGATACTGCGATGGTACAAATTGCAGTAAGAGTTATCTTAGGAGAAGAGCTGTCAGGTATGGGTTGTTCCAATATTTTACCGCCTACTACAACTGCAGTTCATATCAAAGCGCCTGTTTTTTCTCTGACTAATCTCTTAGCAATTGACAGCGAACTAGATCAAAAAATGAAATCCACAGGCACAGTAATGGGAACCGATGTAAATTTAGAAAAGGCTTTGTACAAAGCCTTTGAAGCAGCAAACTTAGCTATACCAGCGTTTGGTTCGGTATTATTTACTATTGCAGATGCCGACAAGCCTGTCGCTTTACAATTAGCCAAAAGTTTTTCAGAGGTAGGCTTTAATTTAATTGCCACTTCAGGTACAGCTGATTTTTTTGCCAAGCATGGATTAAAAGTACACAGAGTAAGTAAAATATCTGATAGTAAAGAACCAACTATAATAGACATGATAGAAAAAGGCCATATTCAAATGATTGTTAATACTATTAAGCAAAGTCGTAAAGATACTTCTTATGATGGCTTTAAGATTCGTCGTAAAGCTGTAGAACAAGGGATTACTTTATTTACTTCCTTAGATACTGTGGCAGCTATTTTAAAAGTAATTCAGGCAAGAGCATTTTCAACTAAGGAACTTTAA